In Passer domesticus isolate bPasDom1 chromosome 1, bPasDom1.hap1, whole genome shotgun sequence, one DNA window encodes the following:
- the ELP6 gene encoding elongator complex protein 6 isoform X1 → MRGAAALPARRGPSAPPAMFAELNELLGASPERPDAGKFTLLRDSRTDGSFLVHHFLSFYLRAGCKVCFVALLQSFSHYSIVAQKLGVSLAAAKERGQLVFLEGLQSCLDLLFGEKEQPGQPSPLQFLSGSSCELRALFDFVRASLSAAGGDSWKGPVLLVDDLSVLLSLGATPVAVLDFIHYCRVWVCCQLKGNIVVLVHSNEDSEDEENELVVNSLCHHSDLILWAEGLATGFCKDVHGQIKIIKRLSLRQAAEQDLVQVYQYKIQDRNVTFFARGLSAAVL, encoded by the exons ATGCGCGGTGCCGCGGCGCTTCCCGCGCGGCGCGGCCCCTCAGCGCCGCCCGCCATGTTCGCGGAGCTGAACGAGCTGCTCGGGGCCTCCCCGGAGCGCCCGGACGCG GGTAAATTCACCCTGCTGCGAGACAGCCGGACAGATGGCAGCTTCCTGGTGCACCACTTCCTCTCCTTCTACCTCAGAG CTGGCTGCAAGGTTTGCTTTGTGGCCCTGCTCCAGTCCTTCAGCCACTACAGCATCGTGGCACAGAAACTG GGAGTCAGTCTGGCAGCTGCCAAGGAGCGGGGACAGCTTGTCTTCCTGGAGGGCCTCCAGTCCTGCCTGGACCTCCTGTttggggagaaggagcagccaggacagcCCAGTCCTCTGCAGTTCCTGAG CGGGAGCTCCTGCGAGCTGCGGGCCCTCTTTGACTTTGTCCGGGCGTCCCTGAGCGCCGCTGGTGGCGATTCCTGGAAAGGCCCCGTGCTGCTGGTGGATGACCTCAGTGTCCTGCTGAGCCTGGGGGCCACCCCGGTGGCCGTGCTGGACTTCATCCACTACTGCCGTGTGTGGGtgtgctgccagctgaag GGGAACATCGTGGTGCTGGTTCACAGCAACGAGGATTCGGAGGATGAGGAGAACGAGCTGGTTGTGAACTCCCTGTGCCATCACAGCGACCTCATCctgtgggcagaggggctggccACCGGCTTCTGCAAGGATGTGCACGGGCAG ATTAAGATAATCAAGAGATTGTCCTTGCGGCAGGCGGCGGAGCAGGATCTGGTGCAGGTCTACCAGTACAAGATCCAGGACAGGAACGTCACCTTTTTCGCACGGGGGCTGTCGGCTGCAGTCCTGTGA
- the ELP6 gene encoding elongator complex protein 6 isoform X4: MAASWCTTSSPSTSEGVSLAAAKERGQLVFLEGLQSCLDLLFGEKEQPGQPSPLQFLSGSSCELRALFDFVRASLSAAGGDSWKGPVLLVDDLSVLLSLGATPVAVLDFIHYCRVWVCCQLKGNIVVLVHSNEDSEDEENELVVNSLCHHSDLILWAEGLATGFCKDVHGQIKIIKRLSLRQAAEQDLVQVYQYKIQDRNVTFFARGLSAAVL; the protein is encoded by the exons ATGGCAGCTTCCTGGTGCACCACTTCCTCTCCTTCTACCTCAGAG GGAGTCAGTCTGGCAGCTGCCAAGGAGCGGGGACAGCTTGTCTTCCTGGAGGGCCTCCAGTCCTGCCTGGACCTCCTGTttggggagaaggagcagccaggacagcCCAGTCCTCTGCAGTTCCTGAG CGGGAGCTCCTGCGAGCTGCGGGCCCTCTTTGACTTTGTCCGGGCGTCCCTGAGCGCCGCTGGTGGCGATTCCTGGAAAGGCCCCGTGCTGCTGGTGGATGACCTCAGTGTCCTGCTGAGCCTGGGGGCCACCCCGGTGGCCGTGCTGGACTTCATCCACTACTGCCGTGTGTGGGtgtgctgccagctgaag GGGAACATCGTGGTGCTGGTTCACAGCAACGAGGATTCGGAGGATGAGGAGAACGAGCTGGTTGTGAACTCCCTGTGCCATCACAGCGACCTCATCctgtgggcagaggggctggccACCGGCTTCTGCAAGGATGTGCACGGGCAG ATTAAGATAATCAAGAGATTGTCCTTGCGGCAGGCGGCGGAGCAGGATCTGGTGCAGGTCTACCAGTACAAGATCCAGGACAGGAACGTCACCTTTTTCGCACGGGGGCTGTCGGCTGCAGTCCTGTGA
- the ELP6 gene encoding elongator complex protein 6 isoform X3, producing the protein MFAELNELLGASPERPDAGVSLAAAKERGQLVFLEGLQSCLDLLFGEKEQPGQPSPLQFLSGSSCELRALFDFVRASLSAAGGDSWKGPVLLVDDLSVLLSLGATPVAVLDFIHYCRVWVCCQLKGNIVVLVHSNEDSEDEENELVVNSLCHHSDLILWAEGLATGFCKDVHGQIKIIKRLSLRQAAEQDLVQVYQYKIQDRNVTFFARGLSAAVL; encoded by the exons ATGTTCGCGGAGCTGAACGAGCTGCTCGGGGCCTCCCCGGAGCGCCCGGACGCG GGAGTCAGTCTGGCAGCTGCCAAGGAGCGGGGACAGCTTGTCTTCCTGGAGGGCCTCCAGTCCTGCCTGGACCTCCTGTttggggagaaggagcagccaggacagcCCAGTCCTCTGCAGTTCCTGAG CGGGAGCTCCTGCGAGCTGCGGGCCCTCTTTGACTTTGTCCGGGCGTCCCTGAGCGCCGCTGGTGGCGATTCCTGGAAAGGCCCCGTGCTGCTGGTGGATGACCTCAGTGTCCTGCTGAGCCTGGGGGCCACCCCGGTGGCCGTGCTGGACTTCATCCACTACTGCCGTGTGTGGGtgtgctgccagctgaag GGGAACATCGTGGTGCTGGTTCACAGCAACGAGGATTCGGAGGATGAGGAGAACGAGCTGGTTGTGAACTCCCTGTGCCATCACAGCGACCTCATCctgtgggcagaggggctggccACCGGCTTCTGCAAGGATGTGCACGGGCAG ATTAAGATAATCAAGAGATTGTCCTTGCGGCAGGCGGCGGAGCAGGATCTGGTGCAGGTCTACCAGTACAAGATCCAGGACAGGAACGTCACCTTTTTCGCACGGGGGCTGTCGGCTGCAGTCCTGTGA
- the ELP6 gene encoding elongator complex protein 6 isoform X2, giving the protein MKPRRSQTPSLSVRAVQGKFTLLRDSRTDGSFLVHHFLSFYLRAGCKVCFVALLQSFSHYSIVAQKLGVSLAAAKERGQLVFLEGLQSCLDLLFGEKEQPGQPSPLQFLSGSSCELRALFDFVRASLSAAGGDSWKGPVLLVDDLSVLLSLGATPVAVLDFIHYCRVWVCCQLKGNIVVLVHSNEDSEDEENELVVNSLCHHSDLILWAEGLATGFCKDVHGQIKIIKRLSLRQAAEQDLVQVYQYKIQDRNVTFFARGLSAAVL; this is encoded by the exons ATGAAGCCACGCAGGAGCCAAACACCCTCGCTGTCTGTGAGAGCTGTGCAG GGTAAATTCACCCTGCTGCGAGACAGCCGGACAGATGGCAGCTTCCTGGTGCACCACTTCCTCTCCTTCTACCTCAGAG CTGGCTGCAAGGTTTGCTTTGTGGCCCTGCTCCAGTCCTTCAGCCACTACAGCATCGTGGCACAGAAACTG GGAGTCAGTCTGGCAGCTGCCAAGGAGCGGGGACAGCTTGTCTTCCTGGAGGGCCTCCAGTCCTGCCTGGACCTCCTGTttggggagaaggagcagccaggacagcCCAGTCCTCTGCAGTTCCTGAG CGGGAGCTCCTGCGAGCTGCGGGCCCTCTTTGACTTTGTCCGGGCGTCCCTGAGCGCCGCTGGTGGCGATTCCTGGAAAGGCCCCGTGCTGCTGGTGGATGACCTCAGTGTCCTGCTGAGCCTGGGGGCCACCCCGGTGGCCGTGCTGGACTTCATCCACTACTGCCGTGTGTGGGtgtgctgccagctgaag GGGAACATCGTGGTGCTGGTTCACAGCAACGAGGATTCGGAGGATGAGGAGAACGAGCTGGTTGTGAACTCCCTGTGCCATCACAGCGACCTCATCctgtgggcagaggggctggccACCGGCTTCTGCAAGGATGTGCACGGGCAG ATTAAGATAATCAAGAGATTGTCCTTGCGGCAGGCGGCGGAGCAGGATCTGGTGCAGGTCTACCAGTACAAGATCCAGGACAGGAACGTCACCTTTTTCGCACGGGGGCTGTCGGCTGCAGTCCTGTGA